The Mangifera indica cultivar Alphonso unplaced genomic scaffold, CATAS_Mindica_2.1 Un_0045, whole genome shotgun sequence genome includes a window with the following:
- the LOC123206690 gene encoding uncharacterized protein LOC123206690, whose amino-acid sequence MADDQSTKPPSMEPRPPHPLHEIAETPTHKLLLKQWLKEEELILNRICLKETQIDSVRKELTQLYIFFFLFHSISLILLFNASNAEMGSCERSWIPCLCSLLCSLGMIWAVRYKSDVESHLEKLLEREKEDGKLLAKCVEELKKKGIEFDLLKEVDALRRAKSLRVESKAVRKWSARDFVTLFFFSVSCLVLGLTRVILCG is encoded by the coding sequence ATGGCTGACGATCAGAGCACAAAACCACCATCCATGGAGCCACGGCCACCGCATCCTCTTCACGAAATCGCCGAAACCCCAACCCACAAACTTCTCCTGAAGCAATGGCTCAAAGAAGAAGAGCTAATTCTTAACAGAATCTGTCTCAAAGAGACTCAAATCGACTCAGTCCGTAAGGAATTGACCCAGCTctacatcttcttcttcctctttcacTCAATCTCTCTCATTCTCCTTTTCAATGCCTCGAACGCAGAAATGGGTTCCTGCGAGAGATCATGGATTCCCTGCTTATGTTCACTCCTTTGCTCTCTGGGGATGATCTGGGCCGTCAGATACAAGTCTGATGTTGAGAGCCACTTGGAGAAGCTGTTGGAGAGAGAGAAGGAGGACGGGAAGCTGTTGGCTAAGTGCGTCGAGGAGTTGAAGAAGAAGGGTATTGAGTTTGATCTTTTGAAAGAAGTTGATGCGTTGAGGAGGGCCAAGAGTTTGAGAGTTGAAAGTAAAGCTGTTAGAAAATGGTCTGCAAGAGACTTTGTTacattgtttttctttagtGTGTCCTGTTTAGTTCTTGGGTTGACTAGAGTCATCTTGTGTGGTTAG